CGGGAAGACGAGGGGAGGTCTCGCACGGCGACGAGACGACGGCGGGCGCGGTACTCGAGCGAGCACCGCGCCCTTTCTCGAGCCTCGGGTCAGCGTCCGCTGATCACCTGGGGCTCGGCGACGGCCTTGAGGCCCTCGACACCGAACTCGCGGCCGTAGCCGGACTTCTTTGCACCGCCGAAGGGCACCATGGGGTGGAGCCCGCCGTGCGAGTTGATCCAGGTGGTGCCGGCCTGCAGGCGGCCCGCGACCTCGAGCGCCTTGGCGCGATCCTGCGTCCAGACCGAGGAGCCGAGGCCGAACTCGAGCTCGTTCGCGAGGCGGATCGCCTCGTCGAGGTCGGTGTAGCGGATGATGGGCAGCGCCGGCCCGAACTGCTCCTCGACGACGAGATCGTTGTGGGGGTCGATGTCGGCGACGATGGTGGTCGGGTAGAAGTTGCCCGGGGCCTCGCGGTCGGGCTCACCGCCGAGCACCACGCGGGCGCCGGAGGCCTTGGCTGCCTCGACGAGTCGGTCGACGGTGTCGAACTGGTTGCGGTTCTGCAGCGGGCCGAGCACGTTGTTCTCGTCGAGCCCGACGCCCATCGGCACGTTCGCGGCGAACTTCGCGAGCTCGTCGACGACGGCGTCGTAGACCGAGTCGTGCACGTAGAGGCGCTTGAGCGCGGCGCAGGTCTGGCCGGTGTTGATGAATGCGCCCCAGAAGAGCTCCTCGGCGATCGCGGCGGGATCGACGTCGGGGAGCACGATGCCGGCGTCGTTGCCGCCGAGCTCGAGCGTGAGACGGGTGACGTTGTTCGCCGACGCCTCGATGATCTGCTGGCCGACCGGGGTGGAGCCGGTGAACATGATCTTGCCGATCTTCGGGCTGCGGGTGAGCGCATCGCCCACGGTGCGGCCAGGGCCGGTCACGATGTTCAGCACGCCCTCGGGCAGCACCTGGTTCATGACGGCGACGAGCGCGCGCACCGACAGCGCGGTGGTGTCGGCCGGCTTGATGACGACGGTGTTGCCCATGCGCAGCGAGGGCGCGATCTGCCAGATCGAGATCATCATCGGCCAGTTCCAGGGCGAGATCGCGCCGACGACGCCGATGGGGCGGTAGTGCATCTCGGCGTACCCGGACTCGTCGTCGACGAGGACCTCGACGGGCAGCGGGGTGTCGGCCGCGGTGCGGGTCCAGGCCACGCAGCCGCCGACCTCGAAGCGGGCGTTCGGGCCGTTGAGCGGCTTGCCCTGCTCGCGCGAGAGCAGCTCGGCGAGCGCCTCCGACGACGCCTCGATCTTGTCAGCGGCACGGTGCAGGTACGCGCTGCGCTCCTCGTCGGAGAGCGCGGCCCACGCGGGCTGCGCAGCCTCGGCCTTGTCGATCGCGGCCTCGAGATCCTCGATCGACTGCTTCTGCACCTTGCCGATGACCTCGTCAGTGGCCGGGTTGACCGAGTCGCGCGTCTCGCCGTCGGTGGCGACGACCGCCGCGAGCAGGCTTTCGTAGGTTTCCATGGATCCTCCAGGTCGAATACCGCTAGGTGTTCTCAGCGTAGCTTCCCCGCCTCATCGGGGCTTGACTCGTGCGGTGCCCCCGTTGTCTCTGAGGGAACAGTCGCCGGGGAGGGGGCAGGATCGGTCCCCGGCGCTTCACGGGCGAGTCGTCGGACGGCGAGCCAGCCGATGAGCGCCGCCGCCGCGGCGCCCGCCGCGATGCTCGTCGTCATGGTTGCGGCCGAGCTGCCGGCGAGCGCCGATACCACCGGTGCCGCGACGGCGCCGGCCGTGAACATGGCCATTCCCAGCAGCGCCGACGCGGTGCCGGCTCGCGACCCGTGCCCGCCGAGCGCGAGCGCGGTGCCGTTGGGTCCGCCGAGCCCCGCCGCCCCCAGGTAGAGCGCGAGCAGCGCGATGAACACGGGCGCCGGCGCGCCGAGGAGCGTCGCGATGAGCAGCGCGAAGGCCGCGGTCGCCCCGGCGAGCTGCCCGGTGAGGTACATGCGGGCCGTGCCCAGCCGCCGCACGAACACCCGACTGACCTGCGCCCCGCCGAGCTGCGACAGCGCGTTCATCGCGAACACCAGGCTGAAGAGCTGCGGGGTGAGCCCGAACTGCCCCTGCAGCACGAAGCTCGACATCGAGAGGTAGGAGAAGAAGGCCGCGCCGCTCAGGCACGCCGCCAGCATGAGTGCGACGAACAGCGGATCGCGCAGCACCACCGAGGCGTGCGACACCGTGGTGCCGAGCACCCCGCCGGCGTGCCGCCCCGCCTCGGGCAGCGATTCCCGCAACCCGAATACCGCGACGAACACGAGCGCGGCGCCGATCCCCGCCAGCACGAAGAAGATGCCGCGCCAGTCCATCACCCGGGCGAGCTGACCCCCGATCACGGGCGCGATGATCGGGGTGAGCGAGGTCACGAGCGCGAGCAGGGACAGCATGCGCGAGAGCTCGACGCCGTGGAACAGATCCCGCGCCACGGCCATGCTGATCACCACGCCGGCCGATCCGGCGAGCCCCTGCAGGAGCCGCGCCGCGAGCAGCACCTCGATCGTCGGCGCGATCGCGCACACCGCCGAGAGCACCGAGAAGAGGATCACCCCGACGACCAGCGGTCGCTTGCGGCCGAAGCGATCGGAGAGCGGGCCGGCGACGAGCTGCCCGATCCCGAGCCCGATCATGCACACCGACATGGTCGCCTGCGCAAGCGCATCGGAGGTGCCGAGTGATTGCGCGAGCTGCGGCAGCTGCGGCAGGTAGAGATCCATCGAGAGCGGGCCGAAGGCCTCGAGCAGACCCAGCACGAGGGTGATCCGCAGCAGCCCCATCGGCCGGGTGGGGGAGGATCGCGCGCTCCGTCGCCTCCGCGCGCTCATCGGGCGAGGATCCGGCGC
This DNA window, taken from Leucobacter tenebrionis, encodes the following:
- a CDS encoding aldehyde dehydrogenase family protein, translating into METYESLLAAVVATDGETRDSVNPATDEVIGKVQKQSIEDLEAAIDKAEAAQPAWAALSDEERSAYLHRAADKIEASSEALAELLSREQGKPLNGPNARFEVGGCVAWTRTAADTPLPVEVLVDDESGYAEMHYRPIGVVGAISPWNWPMMISIWQIAPSLRMGNTVVIKPADTTALSVRALVAVMNQVLPEGVLNIVTGPGRTVGDALTRSPKIGKIMFTGSTPVGQQIIEASANNVTRLTLELGGNDAGIVLPDVDPAAIAEELFWGAFINTGQTCAALKRLYVHDSVYDAVVDELAKFAANVPMGVGLDENNVLGPLQNRNQFDTVDRLVEAAKASGARVVLGGEPDREAPGNFYPTTIVADIDPHNDLVVEEQFGPALPIIRYTDLDEAIRLANELEFGLGSSVWTQDRAKALEVAGRLQAGTTWINSHGGLHPMVPFGGAKKSGYGREFGVEGLKAVAEPQVISGR
- a CDS encoding multidrug effflux MFS transporter, which codes for MSARRRRSARSSPTRPMGLLRITLVLGLLEAFGPLSMDLYLPQLPQLAQSLGTSDALAQATMSVCMIGLGIGQLVAGPLSDRFGRKRPLVVGVILFSVLSAVCAIAPTIEVLLAARLLQGLAGSAGVVISMAVARDLFHGVELSRMLSLLALVTSLTPIIAPVIGGQLARVMDWRGIFFVLAGIGAALVFVAVFGLRESLPEAGRHAGGVLGTTVSHASVVLRDPLFVALMLAACLSGAAFFSYLSMSSFVLQGQFGLTPQLFSLVFAMNALSQLGGAQVSRVFVRRLGTARMYLTGQLAGATAAFALLIATLLGAPAPVFIALLALYLGAAGLGGPNGTALALGGHGSRAGTASALLGMAMFTAGAVAAPVVSALAGSSAATMTTSIAAGAAAAALIGWLAVRRLAREAPGTDPAPSPATVPSETTGAPHESSPDEAGKLR